One stretch of Carettochelys insculpta isolate YL-2023 chromosome 20, ASM3395843v1, whole genome shotgun sequence DNA includes these proteins:
- the ARMC7 gene encoding armadillo repeat-containing protein 7 isoform X3 — protein sequence MSQKRQDLLELGRLEYLQALVTEFQVTESPDAKEQVLANLANFAYDPKNYEYLRQLQVLDLFLDMLTEDNETLVEFAIGGLCNLCLDKTNKDYILEADGVAPVINCLSSSNEETVMSAVTTLMYLTTPRSRQQTTALPVVECMLRFSLSANRRLSNLAKVFLEDYCSPEQLEEARNLSKHTAVGIPLPKD from the exons ATGTCCCAAAAGCGGCAGGATCTGCTGGAATTGGGGCGGCTGGAATACTTGCAAGCGCTGGTCACAGAGTTCCAGGTAACAGAGAGTCCAG ACGCCAAGGAGCAAGTGCTGGCTAATCTAGCCAACTTCGCCTATGACCCCAAGAACTACGAATATCTCAGACAGCTTCAAGTCCTTGATCTGTTCCTGGATATGCTTACAGAGGACAATGAGACCCTTGTGGAATTTGCAATTG GTGGTCTTTGTAATCTCTGCCTGGATAAGACAAACAAGGACTATATCTTGGAGGCAGATGGGGTGGCACCTGTAATAAACTGCTTGTCCAGCTCAAATGAGGAGACAGTGATGTCAGCAGTCACTACTCTAATGTACTTGACCACCCCACGGTCTCGCCAGCAGACCACGGCACTCCCGGTGGTGGAGTGCATGCTACGTTTCTCCCTCTCGGCTAACAGGAGGCTGAGCAACCTGGCCAAGGTCTTCCTTGAGGATTAttgctctcctgagcagctggaaGAGGCCAGGAACCTGAGCAAACATACGGCTGTAGGCATCCCGCTCCCAAAGGACTGA
- the ARMC7 gene encoding armadillo repeat-containing protein 7 isoform X2, whose protein sequence is MSQKRQDLLELGRLEYLQALVTEFQVTESPDAKEQVLANLANFAYDPKNYEYLRQLQVLDLFLDMLTEDNETLVEFAIDVAG, encoded by the exons ATGTCCCAAAAGCGGCAGGATCTGCTGGAATTGGGGCGGCTGGAATACTTGCAAGCGCTGGTCACAGAGTTCCAGGTAACAGAGAGTCCAG ACGCCAAGGAGCAAGTGCTGGCTAATCTAGCCAACTTCGCCTATGACCCCAAGAACTACGAATATCTCAGACAGCTTCAAGTCCTTGATCTGTTCCTGGATATGCTTACAGAGGACAATGAGACCCTTGTGGAATTTGCAATTG atgttgctggatga